The segment GGCTGATCGGGCGCCTGGACTAGCCTTCCCATTTCCGGCTGGTCCCACGGTACGGATCGTATCGAATAGGACACGAAAAAGGGCGGCACCATCGCTGGTGCCGCCCCCTTTTCGTTTAAGCGTCGGTTCGATCAGAACTTCAGGTTGACCGAAACGAAGTAGTCGCGGCCGAGCACGTCGTAGACACCCGGGTAAGTGTTCGCCTGCTCCTGGTTGTCGCCGATCAGCTGCGGCTGCTTGTCGAACAGGTTGTTCACACCCATCGACAGGCTGAACTGCTCGGTGATGTCGAAGCCCAGCGACAAGTCGATGAGGTTGTACGACTTCAGACGCTCAACCACGTAGTCCGTCGAGACGTCGTCGTCGCGGACCGAACCCAGGTGACGCCAGCGCAGGCTGGTGGTCAGCGGGCCATCGATCCAGCTCAGGCGGCTCGACCACTTGTACTTGGGCTGCGGGTTGCCGCAGACCAGCTGGCCGAAGCGCCCGGCGCATTGCGTGAAGTCGTCCAGATCCTGCACCGCGTAGAACTTGAAGTCCTTGGTGTAGGTGCCGAGGAAGAAGAAGTTCACCTTCGACTCTTCACCGAACATCCCGAACGACAGCGGCATGCTGTAATCGACCTGCAAGTCGACGCCCTGGGTTTCGACCTTGGCGACGTTGGCGTTGCCGATCAGCGGCAGGAAGTCGCCGTCGCCGATCTGGCCGTTGGCCGGGTTACGTCCGCCATTGGCGATCGCCTGGCAGTAGACGCTGTTGATGTCCTGGATCACGTTATAGCAGAGATCCAGGGTGCCGTTCAGGCCGCCACCGAGGGTCGAGATGTAGTTGTCGACCGTGATGTTGAAGTAGTCGACCGAGATGTTCAGGCGCGGAATGAACGACGGACGGATGACCACACCGGCGGTGTAGGTGTCCGAGGTTTCTTCCTCGAGGTCCGGGTTGCCGCCGAACAGGCCCTGGATCTGCGATGCGGGCTGGAGGCCTGCATTGCCGACCAGGCCAGCGGGTACACCGGTCGCCTGGCAGAGCGCGTTAATGGTGGCATTGGTCGCTGCCGAAGCGAGCGAGCAGGGATCGGTCGCGCCCGGGAAGCCGTTGGACTGGCCGCCGAACAGCTCGCCCACGTTCGGAGCACGAACCGCGCGCTGGTACTGAGCGCAGAAGGTGATGTCCGGAACCGGAGCGAACTCGATGCCGCCAGCGTACGTCCAGGTGCCACCCACCGCTTCGAGCGAGTAGTCGGAGTAACGGGCAGCGCCGTTCAGGTCGAGACGGTAGAAGAACGGCTTGTCGGCGATCAGCGGAACGCGGATTTCGCCGAACACTTCCTTCACGTTGTAGCTGCCCGCGGTGGGGTCGCCGGCGTTGAAGCCGACCACGTCACCCGAAGACAGCGCCGTGTCGGGAATGAACTGCGCGGCGACCTTGCGGTACTCGGTACCGATCGCGAGGCCGATGTCCTCTGCACCCCAGCCGAAGTTGCCGAGGGTCCCCGCGAGCGAGGCCGAAGCGACCTGCAGCGTGGAGATTTCACCGTTCTGAGCGAGGATCGAGATCGAATCCACATCCGCCTGGTCGAGCGTGCCCGCACCGAAGATGTTGATCGTGCCGTTCTCGACCGCGCGGCGGTAAGCCGAGCTCGAGATGTTGCCGGCCTGGATATTGGCGTTCCGGGTACGGGCGTAGCTGTAATACGCTTCGTAGGTCCAGTCGGCGAACGCGCCGCCACGAACACCGGCGAGCACGCGGAACGCGTTACGCTCGTCGAGCGTGTTGCGCGAACCGGTTTCCAGGATACGGCGGCTGATGCTCAGCTGCACGATGCCGGGCAGACGGGCGTCGAGGCCACCGGTGGCCGCAGGACCGAACAGCGGCGCAAGGCCATTGGCAGCACGAGCGGCGTTGATCGCGGTTTCGTTGGCGTCGATCTGCTGCAGACGGGCAAAATCGGCCGCCGACAGATACGCCTGCGAGTTGGCGAGGTTGACGTTGAAGGTGCCGCCAACCGGGGTCGCGGCCAGTTCGTTGGCCACCCGGTTGTTGACGAAGGTCGCTTCGACGAACGCGGTCATGTTGTCCGTGATGTCGTAGTGGCCGTAGCCGCCGATCGAGTAACGCTCCTGCGGAACCTGCAGGTAGTTGGCCGGGGCGTAGTTGTAGAGATCGCCCGGGAAATCGAACACGTCCGACACGCCCGGCGAGCCGAAGTTCGCGCCGAAATCGGTCGCGAAAGCGCCCACGCCGCGCGTAAGCGTCGGTGCGGTCAGCGGACCGGCGCCATCGGGGTCGACGCCCACGACCGAGGTCGGAGCAACCGAAATGCGGCCCTGCGGAGTGGTCGGCGAACCGGCCGGCGACAGAACGGTGCCATCGTCACCCAGCGCGAAGCGCGAGAACTGGCGCGCGCCCTGGAAGACCGACTTGCGGCGGAAGTATTCGGCATAGGCGGTAACGTTGCC is part of the Altererythrobacter sp. TH136 genome and harbors:
- a CDS encoding TonB-dependent receptor is translated as MSNRQNKAVLMVGTIMASLAVVSPAYAQSDSQPQENPVGTDIDADAGTGGEAIVVTGSRIQRRDLTSTSPLATVQDEEFKLSGSVNVEQVINTLPQVVPGATSFSNNPGGGVATLNLRGIGTARTLVLVNGRRYVSFDPQQIVDLNTIPQFLLDSVDVVTGGASAVYGSDALAGVVNFRLKQDLSGIEAGGQYSITDRGDGARYQGFVAIGANTGDGRGNVTAYAEYFRRKSVFQGARQFSRFALGDDGTVLSPAGSPTTPQGRISVAPTSVVGVDPDGAGPLTAPTLTRGVGAFATDFGANFGSPGVSDVFDFPGDLYNYAPANYLQVPQERYSIGGYGHYDITDNMTAFVEATFVNNRVANELAATPVGGTFNVNLANSQAYLSAADFARLQQIDANETAINAARAANGLAPLFGPAATGGLDARLPGIVQLSISRRILETGSRNTLDERNAFRVLAGVRGGAFADWTYEAYYSYARTRNANIQAGNISSSAYRRAVENGTINIFGAGTLDQADVDSISILAQNGEISTLQVASASLAGTLGNFGWGAEDIGLAIGTEYRKVAAQFIPDTALSSGDVVGFNAGDPTAGSYNVKEVFGEIRVPLIADKPFFYRLDLNGAARYSDYSLEAVGGTWTYAGGIEFAPVPDITFCAQYQRAVRAPNVGELFGGQSNGFPGATDPCSLASAATNATINALCQATGVPAGLVGNAGLQPASQIQGLFGGNPDLEEETSDTYTAGVVIRPSFIPRLNISVDYFNITVDNYISTLGGGLNGTLDLCYNVIQDINSVYCQAIANGGRNPANGQIGDGDFLPLIGNANVAKVETQGVDLQVDYSMPLSFGMFGEESKVNFFFLGTYTKDFKFYAVQDLDDFTQCAGRFGQLVCGNPQPKYKWSSRLSWIDGPLTTSLRWRHLGSVRDDDVSTDYVVERLKSYNLIDLSLGFDITEQFSLSMGVNNLFDKQPQLIGDNQEQANTYPGVYDVLGRDYFVSVNLKF